Proteins co-encoded in one Flavivirga eckloniae genomic window:
- a CDS encoding DUF2264 domain-containing protein — protein MNILRAFLIIFLIIPFSSKGQSINPVSVRNEMKRVADWQIEHFRETYSGREEPHHIADWTNGALYVGMVKYAEMAKDDRYWKWLRKVGEEQKWKLYHRKYMADDHTVGQMYIELFRKYGDSAMLKPTQKGIDFVFENPSKQPITLDNYKHLERWTWCDALFMAPPIWAKLTNITGEQKYSDFMMKEYEVTRDHLFDEEENLFYRDNSFIGKLDHGKKIFWSRGNGWVFGGLTLLMDEYKPGSKEYEYFKDIYLKMAKKLIAIQTPEGHWAMSLLGHDIYPTPETSGTSFFTFGLAWGVNHGLLDRETYVPHIEKAWNCLRGHITKDGMLGYVQPIGAAPGKAWPDKTEVYGSGAFLAAGSEVYKMVGGQPIFQLSEPDYKKSPKTGMTRKHWKDAALYMLEGAFSYIKTNDDALKFPKIGTVGYPRYDSQIPTEKLEGLCRTLFVAAPLLKENPELVVNGIKIADYYQQNILNLLDENHPSFIPDNTKDWPGQVLVEFGALSMSMFSVPEVLWDPLTQEQKDTLARKMISYADGATVPSNWKFFNIFVLSFFKDRGYTVNEKLLEEYLNKSLDHYRGDGWYNDNPAYDYYSMWAFQMYGPVWSELFGNKYYPEIAKKFKENFLPMAENYPYMFSEDGKMIMWGRSITYRLASVSPFPLLGFYEDDLLDANWGALRRTSSGVLLQFLQHPEFMKDRIPTLGFYGAFDPSTQYYSCRGSVFWMAKSFLSLLSPEESKFWSAEENNGVWENELKNTTVTNRFYKGSEIMVTNYKDIGASEIRAWCNVPRIGIKEPFRSSENYNKLSYNSAFPWQADNTAGTVSMNYVFKTNQEEYPFEPGHIYDFKKFEDGVYYRKLSSEYMENVAVQLADIPLSNGILRVDKVEADKNVSFSLGHYALAHINGYISKKVREVNGKEVHIIDNGEYQLALIPIKGWDAIKTITSTDIHPETKESTVINVAANYKRSNKNNLYITAMLWKKSGEPFTDNELTVVKKIKAKKGKVTITSSDNTKREISH, from the coding sequence ATGAACATTTTAAGAGCCTTTTTAATTATTTTCTTAATAATACCTTTTTCTTCTAAAGGTCAATCTATCAATCCGGTTTCGGTAAGAAATGAAATGAAACGTGTTGCCGATTGGCAAATAGAACATTTTAGAGAGACCTACAGTGGTCGGGAAGAGCCTCACCATATTGCCGATTGGACGAATGGTGCTTTGTATGTTGGTATGGTGAAGTATGCCGAAATGGCAAAAGATGACCGTTATTGGAAGTGGTTAAGAAAAGTAGGAGAGGAACAGAAATGGAAACTATATCATAGAAAGTATATGGCAGACGACCATACCGTAGGTCAGATGTATATAGAGTTATTTCGAAAATATGGAGACTCTGCTATGTTAAAACCCACGCAAAAAGGGATTGATTTTGTATTCGAAAACCCGAGTAAACAGCCTATAACATTAGATAATTACAAGCACCTGGAAAGATGGACATGGTGCGACGCACTGTTTATGGCGCCCCCAATATGGGCGAAGTTAACCAACATTACCGGAGAACAAAAGTATTCGGATTTTATGATGAAGGAGTATGAGGTTACCCGCGATCACTTATTTGATGAAGAAGAGAATCTGTTTTATAGAGATAATAGTTTTATTGGAAAGTTAGATCATGGTAAAAAAATATTCTGGTCTCGTGGAAATGGATGGGTTTTTGGAGGTTTAACCTTGTTGATGGATGAATACAAACCCGGTTCGAAAGAATATGAATACTTCAAAGACATTTATTTAAAGATGGCCAAAAAACTTATTGCTATTCAAACACCAGAAGGACATTGGGCCATGAGTTTATTAGGTCACGATATATACCCAACACCAGAAACAAGCGGAACGTCGTTTTTCACTTTTGGATTGGCTTGGGGAGTTAACCATGGACTTTTAGATAGAGAAACCTATGTACCACATATTGAAAAAGCGTGGAATTGCTTAAGAGGGCATATTACTAAAGATGGCATGTTGGGGTATGTACAACCCATTGGTGCAGCACCGGGAAAAGCATGGCCAGATAAAACAGAAGTTTACGGTTCGGGTGCTTTTTTAGCAGCAGGATCGGAAGTTTATAAGATGGTAGGCGGACAGCCAATTTTTCAACTATCTGAACCAGATTATAAAAAAAGCCCAAAAACAGGAATGACAAGAAAGCATTGGAAAGATGCAGCTTTGTATATGCTAGAAGGCGCTTTTAGTTATATAAAGACAAACGACGATGCTTTAAAGTTTCCCAAAATAGGAACTGTTGGATATCCAAGGTATGATAGCCAAATTCCAACAGAAAAACTCGAAGGATTGTGCCGCACCTTATTTGTGGCAGCACCACTATTAAAAGAAAATCCGGAGTTGGTAGTTAATGGTATAAAAATAGCAGATTATTACCAACAAAATATCTTAAACCTGTTAGACGAAAATCATCCGTCGTTTATACCAGATAATACTAAAGATTGGCCAGGGCAAGTATTGGTGGAGTTTGGAGCTTTATCTATGTCTATGTTTTCGGTACCGGAAGTTTTATGGGATCCTCTTACACAGGAACAAAAGGACACCCTTGCCCGTAAAATGATTAGCTATGCAGATGGGGCAACAGTGCCTTCTAATTGGAAATTCTTCAACATTTTTGTGTTGAGTTTCTTTAAAGATAGAGGGTATACAGTAAACGAGAAGTTATTAGAAGAATATTTAAATAAATCGTTAGATCATTACAGAGGAGATGGTTGGTACAACGATAACCCGGCATACGATTATTACAGTATGTGGGCATTTCAAATGTACGGACCCGTTTGGTCTGAGTTGTTTGGAAATAAATACTATCCAGAAATAGCTAAAAAATTCAAGGAAAACTTTTTGCCAATGGCAGAAAACTATCCATATATGTTTAGTGAAGATGGTAAAATGATTATGTGGGGCAGAAGCATAACGTACAGATTGGCATCAGTAAGCCCTTTTCCGTTGCTAGGCTTTTATGAGGACGATTTACTAGATGCAAATTGGGGCGCTTTAAGAAGAACCTCTTCGGGCGTTTTATTACAATTTTTACAACACCCTGAATTTATGAAAGACCGCATTCCAACATTAGGTTTTTATGGTGCTTTCGATCCGTCTACGCAATATTACAGTTGTCGTGGTAGTGTGTTCTGGATGGCCAAATCGTTTTTAAGCCTATTGTCTCCCGAAGAGAGTAAATTTTGGTCAGCAGAAGAGAATAATGGCGTATGGGAAAATGAATTGAAAAACACTACGGTTACCAATAGGTTTTATAAAGGATCGGAAATTATGGTCACCAATTATAAAGATATTGGAGCATCGGAAATTAGAGCTTGGTGTAATGTACCAAGAATTGGTATAAAAGAACCTTTTAGATCAAGCGAAAATTATAACAAGTTATCTTATAATTCAGCGTTTCCATGGCAGGCAGACAATACGGCAGGAACAGTCTCAATGAATTATGTTTTTAAAACAAACCAAGAAGAATATCCGTTCGAGCCAGGTCATATTTACGATTTCAAAAAGTTTGAAGATGGCGTGTATTATAGAAAGCTGTCTTCGGAATATATGGAGAATGTTGCCGTTCAATTGGCAGATATTCCTTTAAGTAATGGTATTTTAAGAGTTGATAAAGTAGAAGCAGACAAGAACGTTTCTTTTAGCTTAGGACATTATGCCTTAGCACATATTAACGGTTATATTTCTAAAAAAGTTCGGGAAGTAAACGGAAAAGAGGTTCATATTATAGATAATGGCGAATACCAGTTAGCCTTAATACCCATAAAAGGATGGGATGCTATTAAAACAATTACATCCACAGATATTCACCCAGAAACCAAAGAAAGTACTGTAATAAATGTAGCTGCTAATTATAAGCGTTCGAACAAGAACAACTTATATATAACGGCTATGCTTTGGAAAAAATCCGGAGAACCTTTTACAGATAATGAGTTGACAGTTGTTAAAAAAATAAAAGCAAAAAAGGGAAAAGTTACTATTACAAGTTCAGATAATACGAAAAGAGAAATATCTCATTAA
- a CDS encoding Kelch repeat-containing protein — MIKSNSVIIVLFFVFFFSCKAQEPEQNKKQDVIESQKSWSPVVAPDGSAPIARHEAAFVNVGDKFFLLGGRGIRHVSIFDTKTQKWTSGKKPPIEFHHFQPIAFQDNIYIIGALTGKYPAETPVEYVYMYNTTTDTWVKGDAIPKDRLRGSTGNVLKDGVVYISCGISNGHISGHKKWLDSYNLKTGAWEVLPDAPRARDHFQAVESDNKIYVLAGRLSKAPNATFNETIGEVDVYDIKTKTWVTLDKEIPTQRAGNIALLYHDDVLVIGGESINQQKAHNEVEGLNTKSHTWHNYPPLLQGRHGTGAFLFNNNIYIASGCGNRGGSPELDTMEKY, encoded by the coding sequence ATGATTAAAAGTAATTCGGTTATAATAGTACTGTTTTTTGTTTTTTTTTTTTCATGTAAAGCACAGGAACCAGAGCAAAATAAAAAGCAGGATGTTATCGAGTCTCAAAAATCATGGAGCCCGGTTGTTGCGCCAGATGGTTCAGCACCAATAGCAAGGCATGAGGCTGCTTTTGTAAATGTAGGCGATAAGTTTTTTTTATTGGGAGGAAGAGGAATAAGGCACGTAAGTATTTTTGATACAAAGACCCAAAAATGGACTTCTGGTAAAAAGCCTCCAATAGAATTTCATCACTTTCAACCTATTGCATTTCAAGATAATATATACATTATTGGAGCTTTAACGGGGAAGTACCCCGCAGAGACTCCCGTAGAGTATGTTTACATGTACAATACAACTACAGATACTTGGGTAAAAGGTGATGCTATCCCTAAAGACAGATTAAGAGGCTCTACAGGAAATGTTTTAAAAGATGGGGTCGTATACATATCCTGTGGTATTAGCAATGGCCATATAAGTGGTCATAAAAAATGGCTGGATAGCTATAACCTTAAAACTGGCGCATGGGAGGTACTCCCAGATGCACCGAGAGCGAGAGATCATTTTCAGGCTGTAGAAAGTGATAATAAGATTTATGTGCTGGCCGGACGTTTATCTAAAGCGCCTAACGCAACATTTAACGAAACCATAGGCGAGGTAGATGTTTACGATATAAAAACGAAAACATGGGTAACGTTGGACAAAGAAATTCCAACCCAACGAGCAGGTAATATAGCGTTGTTATACCACGACGATGTTTTGGTTATAGGCGGAGAGTCGATTAATCAGCAAAAAGCACATAACGAAGTTGAAGGGTTGAATACCAAAAGCCATACATGGCATAATTACCCTCCCTTATTGCAAGGTAGACACGGTACAGGAGCCTTTCTGTTTAATAATAATATATACATAGCTTCTGGTTGTGGTAATCGGGGCGGCTCGCCAGAGTTAGATACCATGGAAAAATACTAA
- a CDS encoding arylsulfatase, whose protein sequence is MKLAKIIALLVVFVFTGCKTKKEEETKETKKPNVIIVITDDQGYGDIAAHGNKVIKTPNIDGFYSESYHLTDFHVNPTCAPTRSGLMTGRFANSTGVWHTVGGRSLLREDEKTMADMFTENGYKTGAFGKWHMGDNYPFRAHDRGFQETVMHYGGGVQQTPDYWGNDYFDDTYFKNGTPVKYQGYCTDVFFDEAIKFIQSNKEDPFFCYISTNAPHGPYNVPVNYYNMYKDLGDDVLADTQKRFYGMITNVDDNFGKLRSTLKELNIADNTILIFMTDNGTSSGYYDKNGKITGYNAEMRGTKGSEYEGGHRVPFFIHWKNGNINVSKDINELTAQIDILPTLAELCGLKLPKDHLEIHGESLVPMLGGTQSYNNRMLVTDSQRMEVPVKWKNCSVMQNKWRLINGAELYNIEDDKSQSNDIAAQYPERVEAMRRFYEEWWTRTSGKFNEQIFFKIGIEEENPVALTAHDVHSSKEDYPWNQLQIRKGNVGSGYWCIDVKNEGDYEISLRRYPEESDLLINTTVPKVTTEELPGLQFGIPEGVNLNFTEASIKIGDQISDRVKVTETDKSADFKVHLKPGRTELTANFLNAKGEENVAYYVYVKKM, encoded by the coding sequence ATGAAGTTAGCTAAAATAATAGCACTACTAGTTGTTTTCGTTTTTACAGGTTGTAAAACAAAAAAAGAAGAAGAAACAAAGGAAACTAAAAAACCAAATGTAATTATAGTAATCACAGACGATCAGGGGTACGGGGATATCGCGGCCCACGGGAACAAGGTGATAAAAACACCCAATATTGATGGTTTTTATAGTGAAAGTTACCATTTAACAGATTTTCATGTTAATCCAACATGTGCACCAACCCGATCTGGGTTAATGACGGGAAGATTTGCCAACAGTACAGGGGTTTGGCATACCGTAGGAGGGCGGTCTTTGTTAAGAGAGGATGAAAAGACAATGGCAGATATGTTTACAGAAAACGGTTATAAAACAGGAGCTTTTGGTAAGTGGCATATGGGAGATAATTATCCGTTTAGAGCGCACGATCGTGGTTTTCAGGAAACCGTTATGCATTACGGTGGAGGTGTTCAGCAAACACCAGATTATTGGGGCAACGATTATTTTGACGATACGTATTTTAAAAATGGAACCCCTGTTAAATATCAAGGGTATTGTACAGATGTGTTTTTCGATGAGGCTATCAAATTTATTCAATCCAATAAAGAAGACCCGTTCTTTTGTTATATTTCAACAAATGCGCCACATGGACCATATAATGTACCTGTGAACTACTACAACATGTATAAGGATTTGGGAGATGATGTTTTAGCAGATACCCAAAAACGTTTTTATGGAATGATTACCAATGTTGATGATAATTTTGGAAAATTAAGAAGTACATTAAAGGAACTGAATATTGCAGATAATACCATTTTAATTTTTATGACGGATAACGGAACGTCTTCTGGTTACTATGATAAGAACGGAAAAATTACTGGGTATAATGCCGAAATGCGAGGTACTAAAGGGAGTGAATATGAAGGTGGCCACAGAGTGCCATTTTTTATTCATTGGAAAAACGGCAATATAAATGTTTCTAAAGATATTAATGAGCTAACTGCTCAAATAGATATTTTGCCAACATTAGCCGAGTTGTGCGGCTTGAAATTACCTAAGGATCATTTAGAAATTCATGGGGAAAGTTTGGTGCCAATGCTTGGTGGAACTCAAAGTTACAACAATAGAATGTTGGTTACAGATTCACAACGCATGGAAGTGCCTGTAAAGTGGAAAAACTGCTCTGTTATGCAGAATAAATGGCGCTTAATTAATGGTGCAGAACTTTATAATATTGAGGATGATAAAAGCCAATCGAATGATATAGCAGCTCAATATCCGGAAAGAGTAGAGGCTATGCGTCGTTTTTATGAGGAATGGTGGACACGTACGTCTGGTAAATTTAACGAACAAATCTTCTTTAAAATTGGTATTGAAGAAGAAAACCCAGTTGCTTTAACGGCACATGATGTTCATTCTTCTAAAGAAGACTATCCTTGGAATCAGTTACAGATTAGAAAAGGAAATGTAGGATCTGGTTATTGGTGTATTGATGTGAAAAATGAAGGTGATTATGAGATTTCTTTAAGGAGATACCCCGAAGAATCCGATTTATTAATAAATACAACTGTGCCTAAAGTAACCACAGAAGAGCTTCCCGGATTGCAATTTGGTATTCCAGAAGGCGTTAACTTAAACTTTACAGAGGCTTCTATAAAAATAGGAGATCAAATAAGTGACCGTGTAAAAGTAACCGAAACCGATAAATCGGCAGATTTTAAAGTGCATTTAAAACCAGGAAGAACGGAGTTAACGGCAAATTTTTTAAATGCCAAAGGTGAAGAAAATGTGGCTTACTATGTATACGTTAAAAAGATGTAA
- the budA gene encoding acetolactate decarboxylase, which translates to MIPKKIPFLFTACALLMLFLSSACKQEQDVNVTSEPVVTEKPVVERDLFYHYSIWYAFVNKVFEGDLTVSKLKTKGDIGLGSYTKLDGELIMLDGVPYRATEDGVVSIADDADKIVYVNATFFDEDISFKVTDSINYDALRGEINKHLPTKNMFYGFKIHGTFKNIKCGGLNKQEPPFKEGLDVLIPNRPIFKAENIEGTMVGFYCPQFIGDINVAGYHLHFISDDKKFGGHVMAFNAVSLDVSIDEMYEYQFVLPNTDAYRKVGFDKQFQYKKN; encoded by the coding sequence ATGATACCTAAAAAAATCCCTTTTTTATTTACTGCTTGTGCCCTTTTAATGCTCTTTTTGAGTAGTGCTTGTAAACAAGAACAAGATGTTAATGTAACTAGCGAACCTGTAGTGACAGAGAAACCGGTTGTTGAGCGTGATTTGTTCTATCATTATTCCATATGGTATGCCTTTGTAAATAAAGTTTTTGAAGGGGATTTAACAGTATCCAAATTAAAAACAAAGGGCGATATTGGCTTAGGGTCTTATACAAAACTTGATGGTGAGTTGATTATGCTCGATGGAGTGCCGTACCGTGCTACCGAAGATGGTGTAGTTAGCATTGCCGATGATGCTGATAAGATTGTGTATGTAAATGCTACTTTTTTTGATGAGGATATATCCTTTAAGGTGACAGATTCCATAAACTACGACGCTTTAAGGGGTGAAATAAATAAACACCTTCCTACCAAAAACATGTTTTATGGTTTTAAGATTCACGGAACGTTTAAAAACATTAAATGTGGCGGTTTAAATAAACAAGAACCTCCGTTTAAAGAAGGTTTGGATGTGCTAATTCCGAATAGACCTATTTTTAAGGCAGAAAATATTGAGGGGACTATGGTAGGCTTTTATTGTCCCCAATTTATTGGTGATATAAATGTGGCAGGCTATCATTTACATTTTATTTCAGACGATAAAAAGTTTGGAGGACATGTTATGGCGTTTAACGCCGTATCGTTAGATGTTTCTATTGACGAAATGTACGAATACCAGTTTGTTTTGCCTAATACCGATGCTTATAGAAAGGTTGGTTTCGACAAGCAGTTTCAATATAAAAAGAATTAA